The nucleotide sequence CTCGGCCGAGGCCTGCTACGACCACGCCGACGCCCTGGACTTCTGGCCGTGGGCCGGCTCGGCGGCCGTCCGGGTGCTGCCCGACGACTGGGCGCTGGACGCCGTCCTCCAGCAGGACGTGACCTTCGAGCTGCTGCACCGCGAGGTGTTCGCGTACTACGAGCAGCTGTTCCCGTTCATGCGGGACGAGGTGTTCAGCCTGGAGGACCGCTGCAAGGTCGACACGTACGCGAAGCTCATCTGGCAGATGTGCGATCCGGCGAACAAGGACAGGACGTACTACATGCCGCCGACCCGCGACCTGTCGCTGCCGAAGGCGCGGCTGCTCCTCAAGTACCTGCGTGCGCGGAGCGCGGCGACGGCCGTGCCACCGGCCGCCGTCCCCTCACCGGTCCGGTCGCAGCCCAGGATCACCACGCGGGCGCAGCTGCGGTCGGCGTTGTGGCAGGCGGTGGCGGTGGAGCTGGCCTCCTCGCTCCAGTACCTCTACGCCGGCTACTCGGTGCCCACCCACGGCACGGGCTTCGAGTACGTGCGCAGCGGGGTGTGGACACCGCGCCAGCTCCGGCTCGCCTGCGGGGACGGCGGCGAGACCCTGGCCAAGGGCGTCCGGGACAGCCTCTTCGACGTGGCCCGCGAGGAGATGATGCACTTCCTCGTCGTCAACAACATCCTGATGGCGATGGGAGAGTCCTTCCACGTCCCGGAGATCGACTTCGGGACGCCGGGCCGGCTGCCGCTGCCGCTGGACTTCGCCCTGGAGCCGCTGCACCTGGGAAGCCTCCAGCGGTTCATCGCCATCGAGCGGCCCGAGCGGCTCGCGGGCGGCACGGGCGGCGGGGACGGGCCCACCCCGTTCGGATCGCCGAGCGAGCTGTACGCGGGCATCCGGGAGGGCCTGACCCGGGTCCCCGACCTGTTCATGGTCGACCGGGGCCGGGGCGGCGGCGAGCACCACCTGTTCATCGGCGGCGCGGTCAACGCCGTCCATCCGGACTACCAGCTGGAGGTGGACGACCTGTCGAGCGCGCTGTTCGCCGTGGACTTCGTGACCGAGCAGGGCGAGGGCGGCGTCCTCGACATCGAGAAGGACGGCTCGGATTCCCACCACGACACCTTCGTCCGGCTCGCGGAACTGCTGATGACGGAGCGGGCCGACGGGCCGCACGGGGAGGGGACGCCGTGGCAGCCCGCGTACCCCTCGCTGCGCAATCCGACGCTCGACCCCGGGCATCCGGGCCGGGCGGCGGTGAGCGATCCGCACGCACGCCAGGTGATGCGGCTGTTCAACCGCTGCTACTTCATGATGCTCCAGCTGATCGTCCAGCACTTCGGCGAGAGCCCCGACGCGAGCCTGCGCCGCTCGAAGCTGATGAACGCCGCGATCGACGTGATGACGGGGATGATGCGGCCGCTCGCCGAGCAGCTGATGCCCATGGAGTCGGGGTGGCGGGGCCGCACCGCGGGCCCCTCCTTCGAACTGGAGGAACCTCCGGCGTACATCGCGCGACCCGATGTGGCCCGGCGCGGGTTCGCGATGCGCTTCCGGCACCTCGCGGCGATGGCCCGGGAGTGCGAGGGCGTGCCGGAGCACGTGCCGGAACTGATGGCCTGGTACGCGGAGCGCTTCGCGCAGGAAGGGGGCAGGTGACCATGGAGACCGAGGTGCTGATCGTGGGCGGCGGGCCGGTCGGGCTCGCGCTCGCGCTCGATCTGGCCCACCGGGGTGTGGACTTCGTGCTCGCGGAGGCCGGGGACGGGCGGGTCACCCACCCCAAGGTGTCGACGATCGGCCCGCGCGCGATGGAGGCCTTCCGGCGCTGGGGGGTCGCGGACGCCATCCGGGGTGCGGGCTGGCCGGCCGACCACACCCTGGACGTGGCCTGGGTGACCGCCGTCGGCGGGCACGAGCTGCACCGGGTGCCGCTCGGGACGGCCGGTGGGCGGCCGCCGCTCCCGTACACGCCGGAACCCGAGGCGGTCTGCCCGCAGCACTGGCTGGCGCCGCTGCTCACCGAGCGCGTCGGCGTCCATCCGGCGGGTCCGGTGC is from Streptomyces venezuelae ATCC 10712 and encodes:
- a CDS encoding ferritin-like domain-containing protein, coding for MSVFDLPRLYFGGTAVTRLPTGPRGGLVDLAGNTALRGASPGPGQSGRVAPFGVDGPAGEYHEHLAAHGARGEHFSGNGHFLFDARVTGVQRVDGSAVDTADPVVGRAVDLWGHYNPYLGTTVNRARVFDVDPASAWTTTVMGGQFAFGREGRSHDAGYLCVGDVTGFMPPRWHGFTPVCRTLHQFAIEAGEALEWPAGSADSPAVRALRAAAEVREGGGLLVQFTLERRVTEGEPAAPDAPGVWQLRGTVAPWHPDEPRTHPAGRLLVPHGRIGDARGNPCTVRVSPAGVSFNWPFTEGNRPPDAGREPGVVELRTARSDLLVAVLPDGVPDGPSGGGTVVSVPADSPEAVSRAEQEGLVLVRAAHGTGAATVLLRERETVVLTDEACLILEHPDAERGDEHAVEVPVRTFLRGRPAPLDTVVVRQYPNPRALPLDPVASAPEARCGDVEVVRLRAGRTAGEKPVTDGTGTAGASCRLATDGRGRGWFTVSGARAGTARLLLAARPEEVPPTDPAAPGSAEACYDHADALDFWPWAGSAAVRVLPDDWALDAVLQQDVTFELLHREVFAYYEQLFPFMRDEVFSLEDRCKVDTYAKLIWQMCDPANKDRTYYMPPTRDLSLPKARLLLKYLRARSAATAVPPAAVPSPVRSQPRITTRAQLRSALWQAVAVELASSLQYLYAGYSVPTHGTGFEYVRSGVWTPRQLRLACGDGGETLAKGVRDSLFDVAREEMMHFLVVNNILMAMGESFHVPEIDFGTPGRLPLPLDFALEPLHLGSLQRFIAIERPERLAGGTGGGDGPTPFGSPSELYAGIREGLTRVPDLFMVDRGRGGGEHHLFIGGAVNAVHPDYQLEVDDLSSALFAVDFVTEQGEGGVLDIEKDGSDSHHDTFVRLAELLMTERADGPHGEGTPWQPAYPSLRNPTLDPGHPGRAAVSDPHARQVMRLFNRCYFMMLQLIVQHFGESPDASLRRSKLMNAAIDVMTGMMRPLAEQLMPMESGWRGRTAGPSFELEEPPAYIARPDVARRGFAMRFRHLAAMARECEGVPEHVPELMAWYAERFAQEGGR